One stretch of Halapricum desulfuricans DNA includes these proteins:
- a CDS encoding TrmB family transcriptional regulator: MSGDPLRKHLIAFGLSPTEIDVYRAILRAGSATTGEIADAAGVSQGYVYEVVETLADRGFVAIDESTSPTTIRAREPEEAIDGLTGRIDELEAAIESEYAGGAGRAEFEVVHSRATVRRRARSAIETADREAFVVVPASEFEHLADVLADAVDRGVFVYCLLLGPDAAETADGLDAPGRYAHVLRVWEATPPVFVIADERTGVMGSYDVLSGRHGEEYALAFAQPEVASGFYGNLISNVWPMGETVFRSEPDPLPSRYDHLRTAVTNAALHREAGRELAADLLVERTDSGERERFEAVPIVDVRQSLVGDPTAEFPMENSLVFEVDGQRYAVGNGGGGIDPFLEPYAAREVRLRER; the protein is encoded by the coding sequence ATGAGTGGGGACCCACTCCGGAAGCACCTGATTGCGTTCGGGCTTTCCCCGACCGAGATCGACGTGTATCGGGCGATTCTCCGAGCCGGCTCGGCGACGACGGGCGAGATCGCAGACGCCGCAGGAGTCTCACAGGGGTACGTCTACGAGGTCGTCGAGACGCTGGCCGACCGCGGGTTCGTGGCGATCGACGAGAGCACCTCGCCGACGACCATCCGGGCTCGCGAACCCGAGGAAGCGATCGACGGACTGACCGGCCGGATCGACGAGCTGGAGGCCGCGATCGAATCCGAGTACGCCGGCGGCGCGGGGCGGGCGGAGTTCGAGGTCGTCCACTCGCGGGCGACCGTCCGCCGGCGCGCCCGCAGCGCCATCGAGACGGCGGACCGCGAGGCGTTCGTCGTCGTGCCCGCCTCGGAGTTCGAGCACCTCGCCGACGTACTGGCCGACGCCGTCGATCGAGGGGTGTTCGTCTACTGCCTGTTGCTCGGTCCCGACGCCGCCGAGACCGCCGACGGCCTCGATGCGCCGGGCAGATACGCACACGTCCTTCGGGTCTGGGAAGCGACCCCGCCGGTGTTCGTCATCGCGGACGAGCGGACGGGGGTAATGGGGAGTTACGACGTGCTCAGCGGCCGCCACGGCGAGGAGTACGCGCTCGCGTTCGCCCAGCCCGAGGTCGCCAGCGGCTTCTACGGCAACCTGATCAGCAACGTCTGGCCGATGGGCGAGACGGTCTTCCGTTCGGAACCGGATCCGCTCCCGTCGAGGTACGACCACCTCCGGACGGCCGTGACGAACGCCGCCCTCCACCGCGAGGCCGGCCGCGAACTGGCGGCCGATCTCCTCGTCGAACGGACCGACTCCGGCGAGCGAGAGCGCTTCGAGGCCGTCCCGATCGTCGACGTCCGTCAGAGCCTCGTCGGCGACCCGACCGCGGAGTTCCCCATGGAGAACAGCCTCGTCTTCGAGGTAGACGGACAGCGGTACGCGGTCGGCAACGGCGGCGGCGGGATCGATCCGTTCCTGGAACCGTACGCCGCCCGCGAGGTGCGGTTGCGCGAGCGATAG
- the mch gene encoding methenyltetrahydromethanopterin cyclohydrolase has product MEPLNRMATELVDEAIDFADELAIAVKQLDSEATVLDFGVGVPGGIEAGLMLAEIQTAGLATLDSTLDEIDGTPRTHVELSTDYPGLALLGAQKAGWEVSVEGFEGLGSGPARALVAEEEEYARLGYQDDFEFAVLALEADTLPDEPVVSEVADRAGVPESGVFLPTYATASLTGSVTSAARVAELALFRLLELGYDPLDVLSASASAPVAPVAGEESTAMARTTDALAYGGQVHLVVSEPFDRFDEVVSTAGEAYDEPFEAIFESVEWAHEELATALFGPAQVTVDVVGGDTHVYGQRREDLLAESFGL; this is encoded by the coding sequence ATGGAACCGCTCAATCGGATGGCGACCGAGCTGGTCGACGAGGCGATCGACTTCGCCGACGAGCTCGCGATCGCCGTCAAACAGCTCGATTCGGAAGCGACGGTGCTCGATTTCGGCGTGGGCGTCCCCGGCGGGATCGAGGCCGGACTGATGCTCGCGGAGATCCAGACGGCCGGGCTGGCGACGCTCGATTCGACGCTCGACGAGATCGACGGCACGCCGCGGACACACGTCGAGCTCTCGACGGACTATCCCGGGCTCGCGCTGCTGGGCGCACAGAAGGCCGGCTGGGAGGTTAGCGTCGAGGGCTTCGAGGGGCTGGGCAGCGGCCCGGCCCGGGCGCTGGTCGCCGAGGAGGAGGAGTACGCGCGACTGGGCTATCAGGACGACTTCGAGTTCGCAGTGCTGGCGTTAGAAGCCGACACGCTGCCCGACGAGCCGGTCGTCTCGGAGGTCGCCGATCGGGCCGGCGTCCCCGAGAGCGGCGTGTTCCTGCCGACCTACGCCACCGCGAGCCTGACCGGCAGTGTCACCTCCGCGGCCAGGGTGGCGGAGCTGGCCCTGTTCCGGCTGCTGGAACTGGGCTATGACCCGCTGGACGTGCTCTCGGCGTCGGCGTCGGCCCCGGTCGCGCCTGTCGCCGGCGAGGAGTCCACTGCGATGGCCCGCACGACCGACGCGCTCGCCTACGGCGGACAGGTCCATCTGGTCGTCTCCGAGCCGTTCGACCGCTTCGACGAGGTCGTCTCGACCGCGGGCGAGGCATACGACGAACCGTTCGAGGCGATCTTCGAATCCGTCGAGTGGGCCCACGAGGAGTTGGCGACGGCGCTGTTCGGGCCCGCGCAGGTGACCGTCGACGTCGTCGGGGGCGACACCCACGTCTACGGACAGCGGCGCGAGGACCTGCTCGCGGAGAGCTTCGGCCTGTAG
- a CDS encoding MFS transporter — MAQANDGSDRGALTSRRLWTAAIVLFVALEGLGMQMRGPLLPILEDQWAISKGLQGLVGPAGTLGFAVTILIAGAVAGRIDTRRYFLGGILVTLAGAAGMALAPVFVAYLGFLLLRGLGTGVSRGLDRPLLGHLYPNARGRVFNLYDMAWAIGAAAGPAVLSLAVSAGDWRYAYGALAVAFGLVAGLVWWLETPENDAEAELDVAAAVGLLRTPAIAATVIALVFHTGLEGAMFLWLPTFGGEIAGLSSTRASLLLSAFIVSYVPGRFVYTLIAERVPYGPLVVALEILIVPVFLWTFFVAEGTIVFAGVAVLGVLVSGVFPTLLAFGTQAAPEYSAPINAVSTSTASVSIALVPVAMGALADVTSIRTAMWIPLGLTVLVAPTVLIARRIDPNI, encoded by the coding sequence ATGGCACAGGCAAACGACGGGAGCGACCGGGGCGCGCTCACGTCCCGGCGACTGTGGACGGCTGCGATCGTACTGTTCGTCGCGCTCGAAGGGCTCGGGATGCAGATGCGTGGCCCGCTGTTGCCGATTCTCGAAGACCAGTGGGCGATCAGCAAGGGGTTGCAGGGGCTGGTCGGGCCGGCCGGCACGCTCGGGTTCGCGGTGACGATCCTGATCGCCGGGGCGGTCGCCGGTCGGATCGACACCCGTCGGTACTTCCTGGGCGGGATTCTCGTGACGCTTGCCGGTGCGGCCGGCATGGCGCTGGCCCCGGTCTTCGTCGCGTATCTCGGCTTCCTGTTGCTTCGCGGGCTCGGGACAGGCGTGTCACGCGGACTGGACCGGCCACTACTGGGGCACCTCTACCCGAACGCCCGCGGCCGGGTTTTCAACCTCTATGACATGGCGTGGGCGATCGGCGCGGCGGCGGGACCGGCGGTGTTGAGTCTCGCGGTCAGTGCCGGTGACTGGCGGTACGCGTACGGGGCGTTAGCTGTCGCGTTCGGTCTCGTCGCAGGGCTCGTCTGGTGGCTGGAGACGCCCGAAAACGACGCGGAAGCGGAGCTCGACGTCGCCGCCGCGGTCGGGCTGCTTCGGACGCCGGCTATCGCAGCGACGGTGATCGCGCTCGTCTTTCACACCGGTCTCGAAGGGGCGATGTTTCTCTGGTTGCCGACCTTCGGCGGGGAGATCGCCGGGCTCAGTTCGACGCGGGCCAGCCTCCTGTTGAGCGCGTTCATCGTCTCGTATGTTCCCGGGCGATTCGTCTACACGCTGATCGCCGAACGCGTTCCCTACGGTCCGCTGGTCGTCGCGCTCGAGATCCTGATCGTCCCCGTGTTCCTCTGGACGTTCTTCGTCGCGGAGGGCACGATCGTCTTCGCAGGTGTCGCGGTTCTCGGCGTGCTCGTCTCGGGGGTCTTCCCGACGCTGCTGGCGTTCGGGACGCAGGCCGCGCCGGAGTACAGCGCGCCGATCAACGCCGTCTCGACTTCGACGGCGTCGGTCAGCATCGCGCTGGTCCCCGTCGCGATGGGCGCGCTGGCGGACGTCACCAGCATCCGAACGGCGATGTGGATCCCGCTCGGGCTGACCGTCCTTGTCGCGCCGACCGTCCTGATCGCCAGGCGGATCGATCCGAACATCTGA
- the hisB gene encoding imidazoleglycerol-phosphate dehydratase HisB yields MTDRTAAVTRETAETEIEVTLDIDGDGDATIDTGIGFFDHMLESFATHGLFDLTVTCDGDLEIDDHHTVEDVAITIGEALEQALADKRGIVRFADRRVPLDEAVAGIVLDISGRPHFEFDGEFSQASVGELTSHMAQHFLRSLAMNAGLTLHAEVTGENAHHEIEALFKCLARALDDATRIDERRADVASTKGTL; encoded by the coding sequence ATGACCGACCGGACCGCAGCCGTCACGCGCGAGACGGCTGAGACCGAGATCGAAGTGACGCTCGATATCGACGGCGACGGCGACGCGACGATCGACACCGGCATCGGCTTTTTCGATCACATGCTCGAATCGTTCGCGACACACGGGTTGTTCGATTTGACCGTCACCTGTGACGGCGATCTGGAGATCGACGATCACCACACCGTCGAGGACGTCGCGATCACGATCGGCGAGGCGCTCGAGCAGGCGCTTGCCGACAAGCGCGGGATCGTCCGGTTCGCCGACCGGCGGGTGCCCCTCGACGAGGCCGTCGCGGGGATCGTGCTGGACATCTCCGGGCGACCCCACTTCGAGTTCGACGGCGAGTTTTCCCAGGCGTCGGTCGGCGAGTTGACCAGCCACATGGCTCAGCACTTCCTGCGCTCGCTCGCGATGAACGCCGGGCTGACGCTGCACGCCGAGGTCACCGGCGAGAACGCCCACCACGAGATCGAGGCGCTGTTCAAGTGCCTCGCTCGCGCGCTCGACGACGCCACCCGGATCGACGAGCGACGGGCCGATGTCGCCAGCACGAAGGGCACGCTCTAG